A genomic region of Neisseria cinerea contains the following coding sequences:
- a CDS encoding RlmE family RNA methyltransferase, with protein MASRSKSSKAWLHEHVNDHYVHMAQKDGYRARAAYKLLEINEKDKLIKPGTTLADLGSAPGSWSQVAAKLAGPSGAVFALDILPMEAVNGVSFIQGDFRENDVLAQFETLLNNRPLDLVICDMAPNMSGNAVSDQARSLYLCELALDFASQHLKTGGSFLVKVFQGAGYQEYMAAMRKVFGTVQTRKPEASRNRSSEIYLLGKNKR; from the coding sequence ATGGCCTCACGTTCCAAATCCTCAAAAGCGTGGCTGCACGAACACGTCAACGATCACTATGTCCACATGGCGCAAAAAGACGGCTACCGCGCCCGTGCCGCATACAAACTATTGGAAATTAACGAAAAAGACAAACTAATCAAACCCGGAACCACATTGGCGGATTTAGGCAGCGCACCAGGAAGCTGGTCGCAGGTCGCTGCCAAGCTGGCCGGCCCTTCCGGCGCGGTATTCGCTTTGGACATCCTACCCATGGAAGCCGTAAACGGCGTATCCTTCATTCAAGGCGACTTCAGGGAAAACGACGTCTTGGCACAATTTGAAACCTTATTAAACAACCGCCCCCTGGATCTTGTAATTTGCGATATGGCACCCAATATGTCGGGAAACGCCGTAAGCGATCAGGCACGCAGCCTCTATCTGTGCGAATTGGCCCTTGACTTTGCCTCGCAACACCTGAAAACAGGCGGCAGCTTTTTAGTCAAAGTCTTTCAGGGAGCAGGCTATCAGGAATACATGGCCGCCATGCGCAAAGTTTTCGGAACGGTGCAAACCCGCAAACCTGAAGCCTCACGCAATCGCTCCAGTGAGATTTATTTATTGGGCAAAAATAAACGCTGA
- the yhbY gene encoding ribosome assembly RNA-binding protein YhbY — MTDTKLNTKEILELKARAHHLNPVVMVGQQGLTDSVIRETDAALTAHELIKVRVFGDDRAERIEICNALCEAVDAQLVQHIGKLLVLWRKNIEA, encoded by the coding sequence ATGACTGATACAAAACTAAATACCAAAGAAATTTTGGAATTGAAAGCGCGTGCGCATCATTTGAATCCCGTCGTGATGGTCGGACAACAGGGCCTGACGGATTCCGTCATCAGGGAAACCGATGCCGCGCTGACGGCGCACGAGTTGATTAAGGTGCGCGTGTTCGGCGACGACCGTGCCGAACGCATCGAAATCTGCAATGCCTTGTGTGAGGCGGTTGATGCGCAACTGGTTCAGCATATCGGAAAACTTTTGGTATTGTGGCGTAAGAATATCGAAGCCTGA
- a CDS encoding zeta toxin family protein, which yields MNNEVEKAFPAVWNDLLEDRCITQQEKPWGIVLGGMPGSGKSILIQKVEEELNGNVIPVNGDDFRIYHPDFKEIYANHKGDFPKYTSDFSNKMVERVIGEAVKNRFNIVVEGTFRNPNVPVNTLSIFEEQGYHTKAAIIAIDKNVAWESAIDRYRHDMENGFYARKVDKSSFEEVADNLAENVQIVLESGKASVLEVYSRGGKLFDSGTNHPKEVEGVVNHELQGFNLPGKNISD from the coding sequence ATGAACAATGAAGTGGAAAAGGCGTTTCCTGCAGTTTGGAATGACTTGCTCGAAGACAGATGCATCACTCAACAAGAAAAACCTTGGGGAATTGTTTTGGGCGGTATGCCGGGGTCGGGGAAATCGATCCTTATCCAAAAAGTAGAAGAAGAATTGAATGGGAATGTTATTCCTGTCAATGGAGATGATTTCAGAATCTATCATCCTGACTTTAAAGAAATATATGCGAATCACAAAGGGGATTTTCCCAAATACACGTCTGATTTTTCAAATAAAATGGTGGAACGTGTAATTGGGGAGGCGGTGAAAAACAGATTCAATATTGTTGTTGAAGGAACTTTTAGAAATCCCAATGTACCTGTCAATACTTTATCGATATTTGAAGAACAGGGCTATCACACAAAGGCAGCCATTATTGCAATCGATAAAAATGTGGCATGGGAATCTGCGATAGACAGATACCGTCATGATATGGAAAACGGGTTCTATGCCAGAAAAGTGGATAAATCTTCTTTTGAAGAGGTTGCAGACAATTTGGCTGAGAATGTCCAAATCGTTTTGGAAAGCGGCAAAGCTTCAGTGTTGGAGGTGTATTCAAGAGGAGGGAAATTGTTTGATTCCGGCACGAATCATCCGAAAGAGGTTGAAGGCGTTGTCAATCATGAGCTGCAAGGATTTAATCTGCCGGGGAAAAACATATCAGACTGA
- the hemB gene encoding porphobilinogen synthase encodes MQFPYRNVPASRMRRMRRDDFSRRLMREHTLTADDLIYPVFVLEGSAREEDVPSMPGVKRQSLDRLLFTAEEASNLGIPMLALFPVVTANKTECAQEAYNPEGLVPTAVRALRERFPELGIMTDVALDPYTVHGQDGLTDENGYVMNDETVEVLVKQALCHAEAGAQVVAPSDMMDGRIGAIREALEDVGHIHTRIMAYSAKYASAFYGPFRDAVGSSGNLGKADKKTYQMDPANTDEALHEVALDIQEGADMVMVKPGLPYLDVVRRVKDEFGVPTYAYQVSGEYAMLQAAIANGWLDGGKVVLESLLAFKRAGADGILTYYAIEAAKMLKR; translated from the coding sequence ATGCAGTTTCCTTACCGCAATGTTCCGGCTTCGCGTATGCGCCGTATGCGCAGGGATGATTTTTCACGCCGCCTGATGCGCGAACACACGCTGACCGCCGATGATTTGATTTATCCGGTGTTCGTATTGGAGGGGTCGGCGCGCGAGGAGGATGTGCCTTCTATGCCGGGCGTGAAGCGTCAAAGTTTGGACAGGTTGCTGTTTACGGCTGAGGAGGCATCAAATTTGGGAATACCCATGCTGGCACTGTTCCCTGTCGTTACGGCAAATAAGACGGAATGTGCGCAGGAGGCGTATAACCCTGAAGGACTGGTGCCGACGGCCGTCCGCGCCTTGCGCGAGAGGTTTCCCGAACTGGGCATTATGACGGATGTCGCGCTCGATCCGTATACGGTTCACGGTCAGGACGGACTGACGGACGAAAACGGTTACGTGATGAATGATGAAACCGTAGAAGTCTTGGTGAAACAGGCTTTATGTCATGCAGAGGCGGGCGCGCAGGTTGTTGCTCCTTCCGATATGATGGATGGGCGTATCGGCGCCATCCGCGAGGCTTTGGAGGATGTCGGGCATATCCATACGCGGATTATGGCATATTCCGCCAAATATGCTTCTGCATTCTATGGCCCTTTCCGTGATGCGGTAGGCAGTTCGGGCAATTTGGGCAAGGCAGATAAAAAGACCTATCAGATGGATCCCGCAAACACCGATGAGGCGCTGCATGAAGTAGCGCTCGATATTCAGGAAGGTGCGGATATGGTGATGGTGAAGCCCGGTTTGCCGTATTTGGACGTTGTCCGCCGCGTGAAGGACGAGTTCGGCGTACCGACTTATGCCTATCAGGTTTCGGGAGAATACGCGATGTTGCAGGCAGCGATTGCCAACGGCTGGCTGGATGGCGGCAAAGTGGTTTTGGAAAGCCTGCTGGCATTCAAACGTGCGGGTGCGGACGGGATTTTGACCTATTACGCTATTGAGGCGGCAAAGATGCTGAAGCGTTGA
- a CDS encoding trans-sulfuration enzyme family protein gives MKFATKAIHSSYDCDEHNRALMPPIYQNSMFALHEIGENVPYRYSRLSNPTRQVLEDTVADLEHGAAGFAFSSGMAGIDAVWRTFLRPGDTIVAVADIYGGAYDLLVDVYQNWEVNVVFADLGNPDNLDELLKAHNVKLVWLETPSNPLLRLVDIKALAAKAKAAGALVGIDNTFATPYLQQPLDMGCDFVFHSATKYLCGHSDVLMGIVVAKTKELAQPLHDMMVHTGAIAGPMDCWLVLRGIKTLALRMNAHCQNALEIARRLEAHPAIEKVFYPGLPSHEHYELAKTQMPKGIGGVVTVYLKNDTREAANNVIKNMKLVKMASSLGGVESLVNHCYSQSHSGVPHDVKMEMGIKAGLLRFSIGIEDVDDIWNDISAALDTTV, from the coding sequence ATGAAATTCGCCACGAAAGCCATTCATTCCAGCTACGATTGCGACGAACACAACCGTGCGCTGATGCCGCCAATTTATCAAAACAGTATGTTCGCGTTGCACGAGATTGGCGAAAATGTGCCTTACCGCTACTCGCGCCTAAGCAACCCGACCCGTCAGGTATTGGAAGATACCGTTGCCGACTTGGAGCACGGTGCGGCCGGCTTTGCGTTTTCCAGCGGTATGGCGGGAATTGATGCCGTGTGGCGTACTTTCCTGCGCCCGGGCGATACCATTGTCGCCGTCGCCGATATTTACGGCGGCGCTTATGATTTATTGGTCGATGTTTATCAAAATTGGGAGGTGAACGTTGTTTTTGCCGATTTGGGCAATCCGGATAATTTGGACGAGCTACTTAAAGCGCACAATGTCAAACTGGTTTGGCTGGAAACGCCGTCCAATCCGCTTTTGCGTTTGGTAGACATCAAAGCCCTCGCAGCGAAAGCCAAAGCAGCCGGCGCACTGGTCGGTATCGACAACACTTTCGCCACGCCGTATCTGCAACAGCCGTTGGATATGGGTTGCGATTTTGTGTTCCATTCCGCTACCAAATATTTGTGCGGCCATTCCGACGTATTGATGGGCATCGTCGTTGCCAAAACCAAAGAGCTGGCGCAGCCTTTGCACGATATGATGGTGCATACCGGCGCGATTGCAGGTCCGATGGACTGTTGGCTGGTGTTGCGCGGTATCAAAACGCTGGCTCTGCGTATGAACGCACATTGCCAAAACGCACTCGAAATCGCGCGCCGTTTGGAAGCCCATCCTGCCATTGAAAAAGTGTTCTATCCCGGCCTGCCGTCGCACGAACATTACGAACTGGCAAAAACACAAATGCCTAAAGGCATCGGCGGCGTGGTTACGGTTTATCTCAAAAACGACACACGTGAAGCGGCCAATAACGTGATTAAAAACATGAAACTGGTCAAAATGGCTTCCAGCCTCGGCGGCGTGGAAAGTTTGGTCAACCATTGCTATTCCCAGTCCCACAGCGGCGTGCCGCATGATGTGAAAATGGAAATGGGCATCAAAGCCGGCCTGCTGCGTTTCTCCATCGGTATTGAAGACGTAGATGATATTTGGAACGATATTTCCGCCGCACTGGATACGACCGTATAA
- the folE2 gene encoding GTP cyclohydrolase FolE2 has translation MNTIADVQSSRDLRNLPINQVGIKDLRFPITLQTAEGIQSTVARLTMTVYLPAEQKGTHMSRFVALMEQHAEALDFAQLHRLTAEMVALLDSHSGKISVSFPFFRKKTAPVSGIQSLLDYDVCLTGEIKDGAYGHSMKVMIPVTSLCPCSKEISQYGAHNQRSHVTVSLTADAEVGIEEVIDYVETQASCQLYGLLKRPDEKYVTEKAYENPKFVEDMVRDVATALIADKRIKSFVVESENFESIHNHSAYAYIAYP, from the coding sequence ATGAACACTATTGCAGACGTGCAATCCAGCCGAGATTTGCGCAATCTGCCGATCAATCAGGTCGGTATCAAAGACCTGCGATTTCCGATTACCCTGCAAACTGCAGAAGGCATCCAGTCCACCGTTGCCCGTCTGACCATGACGGTTTACCTGCCTGCAGAGCAGAAAGGGACGCATATGTCGCGTTTTGTCGCATTGATGGAGCAACATGCCGAAGCCTTGGATTTTGCACAATTGCATAGGCTGACTGCCGAAATGGTCGCGCTTTTGGATTCCCACTCCGGCAAAATCAGCGTTTCTTTCCCATTTTTCCGCAAGAAAACCGCCCCGGTTTCCGGTATTCAGTCTTTACTGGATTATGATGTCTGCCTCACGGGTGAAATCAAAGACGGAGCATATGGCCACAGTATGAAGGTCATGATTCCCGTAACCTCGCTTTGCCCGTGTTCCAAAGAAATTTCCCAATATGGCGCGCATAATCAGCGTTCGCACGTTACCGTCAGCCTGACTGCCGATGCCGAAGTCGGTATCGAGGAAGTTATCGATTATGTGGAAACGCAGGCGAGCTGCCAACTATACGGCCTGCTCAAACGTCCCGATGAAAAATACGTTACCGAAAAGGCCTACGAAAATCCGAAATTCGTGGAAGATATGGTGCGTGATGTCGCTACTGCACTGATTGCCGACAAGCGTATCAAGAGCTTTGTCGTCGAGAGTGAGAATTTCGAATCTATCCACAACCATTCGGCTTATGCCTATATCGCGTATCCGTAG
- a CDS encoding NAD(P)H-dependent oxidoreductase — protein MTVLDREQVLSAFKNRKSCRHYDATRKISAEDFQFILELGRLSPSSVGSEPWQFVVVQNPEIRQAIKPFSWGMADALDTASHLVVFLAKKNARFDSPFMLESLKRRGVTEPDAVEKSLARYQAFQADDIKILDDSRALFDWCCRQTYIALANMMTGAAMAGIDSCPVEGFNYADMERVLSGQFGLFDAAEWGVSVAATFGYRVQDIATKARRPLEETVIWA, from the coding sequence ATGACGGTATTAGACAGAGAGCAGGTTCTATCCGCATTTAAAAACCGTAAATCATGCCGGCATTACGATGCGACACGCAAAATCAGTGCCGAGGATTTTCAGTTTATTTTAGAACTTGGGCGTTTATCGCCCAGCTCGGTCGGTTCGGAGCCTTGGCAGTTTGTTGTGGTTCAAAACCCCGAAATCCGACAGGCCATCAAGCCGTTTTCTTGGGGTATGGCGGATGCTTTGGATACCGCCAGTCATTTGGTGGTGTTTTTGGCGAAGAAAAATGCCCGCTTCGACAGCCCGTTTATGTTGGAAAGCCTCAAACGGCGCGGCGTTACCGAACCGGATGCCGTAGAAAAATCTTTGGCGAGGTATCAGGCGTTTCAAGCCGACGACATCAAGATTTTGGACGATTCACGCGCCTTGTTTGACTGGTGTTGCCGTCAGACCTATATCGCGTTAGCCAACATGATGACGGGTGCCGCTATGGCAGGTATCGATTCCTGCCCGGTGGAAGGTTTCAACTATGCCGATATGGAACGCGTATTGTCCGGGCAGTTCGGTTTGTTCGATGCGGCAGAATGGGGCGTGTCCGTCGCCGCGACATTCGGCTACCGGGTTCAGGACATCGCCACGAAAGCGCGTAGGCCGTTGGAAGAAACCGTTATTTGGGCATAA
- a CDS encoding pseudouridine synthase, with the protein MNSKISSDHTEDTIRLSKRMAQLGLCSRREADGYIEQGWVTVNGKTAVLGQKVSPADRIELNKKAHEQQAARITILLNKPVGYVSAQAEKGYKSAAELITPENRWEGDTSRIRFDPKHKIGLAPAGRLDIDSVGLLVLTQDGRIAKQLIGENSGSEKEYLVRVRGKLDEKGLALLNHGLSLDGEKLRPAKVEWQNEDQLRFVLKQGKKRQIRRMCELVGLRVVGLKRIRMGKVKLGRLPPGKWRYLTPGESF; encoded by the coding sequence ATGAATTCCAAAATTTCCTCCGACCATACAGAAGATACCATACGCCTCTCCAAACGCATGGCGCAACTGGGACTTTGTTCGCGCCGCGAAGCCGACGGCTATATCGAACAGGGCTGGGTAACGGTCAACGGCAAAACCGCCGTACTCGGTCAGAAAGTTTCACCGGCAGACCGTATCGAACTGAACAAGAAAGCCCACGAACAGCAGGCAGCACGCATTACCATCCTGTTGAACAAACCCGTCGGCTATGTCAGCGCACAAGCGGAAAAAGGCTATAAATCCGCCGCCGAACTGATTACCCCTGAAAATCGCTGGGAAGGCGACACCAGCCGCATCCGTTTCGATCCGAAACACAAAATCGGTCTTGCCCCCGCCGGCAGGCTCGATATCGATTCAGTCGGATTGCTGGTATTGACGCAAGACGGCCGTATCGCCAAGCAGCTTATCGGCGAAAACAGCGGCAGTGAAAAAGAATATTTGGTGCGCGTGCGCGGTAAATTGGACGAAAAAGGACTTGCCTTACTGAATCACGGATTGAGTTTGGACGGTGAGAAACTGCGTCCCGCCAAAGTAGAATGGCAAAACGAAGACCAACTGCGTTTCGTATTGAAACAAGGTAAAAAGCGGCAAATCCGCCGTATGTGCGAACTGGTCGGACTGCGCGTCGTCGGGCTGAAACGCATCCGCATGGGCAAGGTCAAACTCGGCAGGCTGCCACCCGGCAAATGGCGTTATCTCACTCCCGGCGAATCGTTTTAA
- a CDS encoding NAD(+) kinase, translating into MNSPFHNIGIVTRPNTPDIQDTAHTLITFLKQHGFTVYLDEVGIRECCIYTQDTDGCHIVNKTELGQYCDLVAVLGGDGTFLSAAREIAPRAVPIIGINQGHLGFLTQIPREYMTDKLLPVLEGKYLAEERILIEATLIREGKTAERALALNDAVLSRGGAGQMIEFEVFVNQEFVYTQRSDGLIVSTPTGSTAYSLAAGGPIMQAGLHAFTLVPICPQSMTNRPIAISDASEIEILVTQSGDARVHFDGQSFIDVQNLDRIIIRRYHNPLRILHPTDYQYFKTLRQKLHWGEQLV; encoded by the coding sequence ATGAACAGCCCTTTTCACAACATCGGCATCGTAACCCGCCCCAACACGCCCGACATCCAAGATACTGCACACACACTGATTACATTTTTGAAGCAGCACGGCTTTACCGTCTATCTCGACGAAGTCGGTATAAGGGAATGCTGCATCTATACCCAAGACACTGACGGCTGCCACATCGTCAACAAGACCGAACTGGGGCAATACTGCGACCTGGTCGCCGTCTTAGGCGGAGACGGCACCTTTCTCTCTGCCGCCCGCGAAATCGCCCCGCGCGCCGTTCCGATTATCGGCATCAACCAAGGTCATTTGGGCTTTCTTACCCAAATTCCCCGCGAATATATGACAGACAAGCTATTGCCTGTTTTAGAAGGAAAATACCTTGCCGAAGAGCGCATCCTGATTGAAGCCACACTGATCCGCGAAGGCAAAACCGCCGAACGCGCCCTCGCCCTCAACGATGCCGTCCTCTCCCGTGGCGGTGCCGGACAGATGATTGAATTTGAAGTCTTCGTCAATCAGGAATTCGTCTATACACAACGTTCAGACGGGCTGATTGTCTCCACCCCCACCGGATCGACCGCCTATTCGCTTGCCGCCGGCGGCCCCATCATGCAGGCAGGATTACACGCCTTCACACTCGTACCCATCTGTCCGCAATCCATGACCAACCGCCCCATCGCCATTTCCGACGCATCTGAAATCGAAATCCTCGTTACCCAAAGCGGCGACGCCCGCGTTCATTTCGACGGACAATCCTTCATCGACGTGCAAAACCTCGACCGCATCATCATCCGCCGCTACCACAATCCCTTACGCATCCTACACCCGACCGACTACCAATATTTCAAAACCCTGCGCCAAAAACTGCACTGGGGCGAGCAATTAGTCTAA
- a CDS encoding ubiquinone biosynthesis accessory factor UbiJ, giving the protein MSALFPIINHLIQQNPDSRSELAAFADKTLALNITGLKLTGRITEEGFLSASNGFADTEITFRNSAVQKILQGGEPGVGDISLEGDLILGMAVLPLLGSLRYRASDDLARIFGTQLGNSIGSRAADIGHGIKQIGRSIAEQISEFSREPESSVIDAATLSAWMEEVDKLRDDVARLNERLDRLERDIWID; this is encoded by the coding sequence ATGTCCGCCCTATTCCCCATCATCAACCACCTGATTCAGCAAAACCCCGACAGCCGCTCGGAGCTTGCCGCATTTGCCGACAAAACACTGGCGCTGAACATTACCGGATTGAAACTGACCGGACGTATCACGGAAGAAGGATTTCTATCGGCAAGCAACGGTTTTGCAGATACAGAAATCACCTTCCGCAACAGCGCAGTACAAAAAATCCTGCAAGGAGGCGAGCCGGGGGTGGGAGACATCAGCCTTGAAGGAGACCTCATACTCGGCATGGCGGTATTACCCCTGCTCGGCAGCCTGCGTTACCGTGCATCAGACGACTTGGCACGGATTTTCGGCACGCAGCTCGGCAACAGCATCGGCAGCCGTGCCGCCGATATCGGACACGGCATCAAACAAATCGGCAGAAGCATAGCCGAACAAATCAGTGAATTTTCACGCGAACCCGAATCCTCCGTTATCGACGCCGCCACCCTGTCCGCCTGGATGGAAGAAGTGGACAAACTGCGTGACGACGTCGCCCGCCTCAACGAACGCCTCGACAGGCTCGAACGCGACATTTGGATAGACTAA
- a CDS encoding SDR family oxidoreductase translates to MIHTPPSASPDASILGLGYLGRPLAQKLYEHGSRVAAVKRSLTSDDINLPIRLDTLDLNQNSAFQSANLARDTSFWRHHADKPVWFCLLPPSSLTHYADTVKQWAELARACNVQHLIFTSSTSVYGDKVRECDETATPDPQTESARQILAAEQYLLDGGVPNIDILRLGGLYCAERHPVSRLVQKQNIPGGNRPVNIVHRDIAVETLFQTALKPNGKRLKNIIEPRHPTRREFYTEEAAKLGLSAPDFAPDDSRGKIIITVCDNGLSL, encoded by the coding sequence ATGATACATACCCCCCCTTCCGCCTCCCCCGACGCATCTATCTTAGGCTTAGGCTACCTCGGCCGTCCTTTGGCGCAGAAACTTTACGAACACGGCAGCCGCGTTGCCGCCGTCAAGCGCAGCCTGACTTCGGACGATATCAATCTGCCCATACGCCTCGACACTCTCGACCTCAATCAAAACAGCGCGTTTCAAAGCGCGAACCTCGCCCGCGATACAAGCTTTTGGCGGCACCACGCCGACAAACCCGTTTGGTTCTGTCTTTTGCCGCCATCCTCGCTGACGCATTACGCCGATACCGTCAAACAATGGGCAGAACTTGCCCGAGCGTGCAACGTGCAACACCTGATTTTCACCAGCAGCACCAGCGTTTACGGCGATAAAGTGCGCGAATGCGACGAAACTGCCACACCCGATCCACAAACCGAGTCCGCCCGCCAAATCCTTGCCGCCGAGCAATACCTGCTCGACGGCGGCGTTCCGAACATCGACATCCTGCGGCTGGGCGGGCTGTATTGCGCCGAACGCCATCCCGTCAGCCGCCTTGTTCAAAAGCAAAACATCCCGGGCGGCAACCGGCCTGTCAATATCGTCCACCGCGACATCGCCGTCGAAACCCTGTTTCAGACGGCATTAAAACCCAACGGCAAAAGACTGAAAAACATTATTGAACCGCGCCACCCGACACGCCGCGAATTCTATACGGAAGAAGCTGCCAAACTCGGCTTGTCGGCTCCCGATTTCGCACCCGACGACAGCAGGGGCAAAATCATCATTACCGTTTGCGATAACGGGTTAAGCCTGTAA
- a CDS encoding TetR/AcrR family transcriptional regulator, whose amino-acid sequence MPVTRIAKTNTYTRIIDASLALFNEEGERNISTNHIAAHLGISPGNLYYHFRNKDEIIVQLFKRYSEALLAYLNEAVLPSDVEDSINYMAGIYDVMWEYRFLFSDVNTLLARSAELLGEHNTFTQAKVSPLLVNLLTQLNGLNIIQADQTAMNDLAVNMWMITKYWFDFDSSLRGRTKLTEDSKARGVRRTLSLLRPYLLPKHREEYDRKIGSTHS is encoded by the coding sequence ATGCCCGTGACCCGCATTGCAAAAACCAATACTTACACCCGCATCATCGATGCCAGCCTTGCGCTCTTCAACGAGGAAGGCGAGCGCAACATCAGTACCAACCATATCGCGGCGCATTTGGGCATCAGTCCGGGCAATCTCTATTACCACTTCCGCAACAAAGACGAAATCATCGTCCAGTTGTTCAAACGTTACAGCGAAGCCCTGCTGGCATACCTGAATGAAGCCGTGTTGCCGTCCGATGTGGAAGACTCCATCAATTATATGGCGGGCATTTATGACGTCATGTGGGAATACCGCTTCCTCTTTAGCGACGTGAACACCCTGCTTGCGCGCAGTGCCGAACTATTGGGCGAACACAATACCTTCACCCAAGCCAAAGTCTCCCCGCTCTTGGTCAACCTGCTCACCCAGCTCAACGGTCTGAACATCATCCAAGCCGACCAAACCGCCATGAACGACCTAGCCGTCAATATGTGGATGATCACGAAATACTGGTTCGACTTCGACAGCTCCCTGCGCGGTCGCACCAAGCTGACCGAAGACTCCAAAGCACGCGGCGTCCGTCGTACCTTAAGCCTCCTGCGCCCCTATCTCTTGCCGAAACATCGCGAGGAATACGACCGGAAAATCGGCAGTACGCATTCATAA
- the murB gene encoding UDP-N-acetylmuramate dehydrogenase, translating into MQPIQYQTDLTPYNTFGLRAQAQAFIALEHADELRDIVRLPEFDRNTVLWLGGGSNIVLMQDYAGLVVHMKNKGIREITRSDGLVYIEAQAGEIWHDFVLHTVALGLNGLENLSLIPGTVGASPVQNIGAYGVEAKDVIHSVRCFDLDTETFVELSNADCRFAYRESLFKQEGKGRYVIVSVVFALKERFEPNLGYGDLAAAVAELSAGRMPTAKDVSDAVCAIRNSKLPNPNVLGNVGSFFKNPVVSAEKAASLLQQHPDMPRYPQPDGSVKLAAGWLIDQCRLKGFQIGGAAVHDRQALVLVNKNNASSDDIWKLAQHVCNTVFTRFQVELHAEPNWLPASFSL; encoded by the coding sequence ATGCAACCCATCCAATACCAAACCGACCTCACCCCCTACAACACTTTCGGCCTTCGCGCCCAAGCCCAAGCCTTTATCGCGCTCGAACACGCCGACGAGTTGCGAGACATCGTCCGACTGCCCGAGTTCGACCGCAATACCGTTTTATGGCTCGGCGGCGGCAGCAACATCGTTTTGATGCAGGATTACGCCGGACTAGTCGTCCATATGAAAAACAAAGGCATACGCGAGATTACGCGTTCAGACGGCCTTGTGTACATCGAAGCGCAGGCGGGCGAAATCTGGCACGATTTTGTCCTGCACACTGTCGCGCTGGGCTTGAACGGGCTGGAAAACCTGAGCCTGATTCCGGGCACGGTCGGCGCGTCGCCCGTGCAGAACATCGGCGCATACGGCGTGGAGGCAAAAGACGTGATTCACAGCGTGCGCTGCTTCGATTTGGATACGGAAACCTTTGTCGAGCTTTCTAATGCCGATTGCCGCTTTGCCTACCGCGAAAGCCTGTTCAAGCAGGAAGGCAAAGGGCGTTATGTGATTGTTTCGGTCGTATTCGCCCTGAAAGAGCGTTTCGAGCCGAATTTGGGTTACGGCGATTTGGCGGCCGCCGTTGCCGAACTGAGCGCGGGCAGAATGCCGACGGCGAAAGATGTTTCCGATGCAGTGTGTGCAATCCGCAACAGTAAGCTTCCTAATCCTAACGTACTTGGTAATGTTGGCAGTTTCTTTAAAAACCCCGTCGTCAGCGCGGAAAAAGCCGCTTCCCTGTTGCAGCAGCATCCCGATATGCCGCGCTATCCGCAGCCCGACGGTTCGGTCAAACTCGCCGCCGGCTGGCTGATCGACCAATGCCGTCTGAAAGGCTTCCAAATCGGCGGCGCGGCGGTACACGACAGGCAGGCTTTGGTTTTAGTGAATAAAAACAATGCCTCTTCAGACGACATCTGGAAGCTGGCGCAACACGTCTGCAATACAGTATTTACTCGATTTCAGGTAGAATTACACGCCGAACCCAATTGGCTGCCCGCTTCGTTCAGCCTATAA